CGCTTCTGCATAGAGCGTCATAACTTTTTTGGTTTTTGCCCCTACTCCAAGTACTTCTCCCATAAGTTCGGGAAGCGGAATGAGTGAGCTGTAGTCGCCTGCCTTTGAAGGCTGTTCAGGTGTATCTCTGTCCGCAAGAGAAAGAACGCGGTGTAATACTCCAACAGTCAGAGGCTTGCCGCAGACAGGACAAATGCCGTCGCGTGTAAGTGTTTCGCGAGGCTCCATGACGACATTGCATTTGCGATGCCCATCAAGGTGATATTTTCCTTCTTCCGGGAAAAATTCCATTGTTCCTAAAAAGTTATGCCCTAACCCTTCGCCGCGTAGACTCCGGTACATTCCTTCATATGAGATATCCCCAGCAAAAAGGTTGCATTCACGCCCCAGTTTGTCACCAGAGTGGGCATCAGAGTTTGAAACAAGTGTGAATCTGTCCAACGCGCTCCATAACCAGTTCATTTCAGGGTCGGAAGAAAGCCCTGTTTCCAGAGCGAAAATTTCAGAAGCATAATCCCCATAGCATTCTTCAATAGTATCAAACCCCGATTTAGAGCCGAACAGTGAGAACCATGGAGTCCAGATATGCGCAGGAATTAAGAACGCAAGCGGGTGGGTTTCGAGGACAAGGTCAAGAATATCGCGTGAATCCATTCCGAGAATCGGGCGACCGTCTGAAGTGATGTTACCTATTTCGCCAAGGCGGTTACTGAATTTTCTGGCAGCTTCGAAGGTTGGCATGAAAACAAGGTTATGCACCTTACGTACCTTGCCGCCGCGCTTATAAATGGAGCTGATCTCGCCTTGCAGCATGAACAGAGATCGACCATGCATAGCTGTTTCGTCGAAACGTGGAATCTCTTTTCCGAGTTCCGCAGTTTCTTTTAATCGGAATAAACCGCTCTGGCTGTCTTCAACAAGCTGATCTTCTAACTCATCTAACCATTCAGGGTGGGTACAATCACCAGTGCCCAGAACGTCCAGTCCTTTTACTTCCGCCCAAGCCGAAAGATGGCGCGGTGTCAATTTTTTGCTGGTTGCACGGGAAAAGCGGGAATGAATATGCAAGTCTGCGCGAAATTGTTTCATGGAGCAATATTCCTGACATAACGTCGGTAAATGGCGAATGAGGATCAGGCAGGCATCAAAGACATGTGCTTTTGTTCTGCTGTAAAAAAGCGAAAAGCTTTTTCTTCAACAGTTCGAAAACATAGTGTTTTAATGCAAAATTACGATACTGCCAGTAAAGAATTGAAAGAAGTTGGAAGGCTGGCAACACCGTAGACAAAAAATTCCTGTCTTTACCTGTATCAGAGGAATACTTGCGAGACAATTACGCAACTGATTCGCTTTTCATTAATTATTGTAGCGCAAAAAAGAGTCAGAGTGCATGCAGAGAGCTTTGTACCTTTGCTGATTTTTTTGCCAGTAAGATACTAAAAACAAATAATCATCAAAAACAGTGTTAGTGAGCTGCACCGTTACTTGCTGCGCTTAAGCGTTCGAAAATGTTGAATAGTTTGCAAATGATAAGATTGCGAAAGTGGAAGGGAGTGGTATCGCAGGGAAAGAACATCAGGCATAAAAAAAGCTTACAGAGTTATCTGTAAGCTTTTGATAATCAATGTGGTGGAGCTAAACGGGGTTGAACCGATGACCTCTTGACTGCCAGTCAAGCGCTCTCCCAACTGAGCTATAGCCCCACATCGTGAAGACGGTGTTTATCGGACTAGAGCCCTCTTTGTCAATATGAAATAGTAAAAAAACTACGATGCTAATTAATCAAGCTCAATAATGCTAATATGTGGTACAACGCAGCAAAGTTCAAAAAAAATGAAAAAAGCGTAAAGGCAAATCCATCCTTGCCGATATGCTTAGTAACTAAAGACGTTTTACTACCTACAGGGATAACCTCCCAAAAAAAGGCGACCAGTTGCGAGGTCGCCTTTTTTTGGGTCTATTGACTCATGCCCACATGAAAATGGGCGTTAATTCGGAAAAAGTCTCTGAAATATGAGATTGTATGTCGAACGGATAGAGAGCGCCAGCTTAAGCGTGATGTGCTCTCTACGACCGGAATCTTTGACAAGCTGATCTGCTAAGAAATCTGCTACAGTCGAAAAGTTCTTTGTACCGTGTTCTGCCAGCAGGGTATTATACACTTCAACACTTCTAAAGAGCGCTGTCGCGTTCCCTTTGGCATCTTTTTCCAATTTTTTCAGTTTACAGTAGCTTGAGAAATATTCTTCATAGTTATCTGGAAAAGACTGCTTTAGCGCAAGTTTCCAAAGCGCATAGAAAAGCGCCTTGAGCTCTTGCTTAGCTTTCTTTTTACGCAGAAAATGAAACTTCCCCAGTTCAAATACCACGAGTTCGTTGCTCACATCATACGTATCAAGCAGTGCATCAAGGTTTTCGAATAAATCGGATTCAGCGTAAGTAGTCTGCACTAACTGCACCATCCTGTAAGAATTAAGCTATGACTTTTCAGCACGCCCCTGTGTAGGTTTTTTACGGCTCGGACGAGTACGGCGTCGTTGCTGTTGTTGTCCTTGAGGTTTGCGCTTCCCCCTTTGGCTGCTGCCCTGATTCCGACCTTTTGCTGCTTCAGGTGCAGGCGGTGGCGTATGCAGGGTCTGCTGGTACAACTCATCAAGGAGTTGCGCAGCTAAAAGAAGCTGTTCGTCATCTTGAGAAAGTTCTTTAAGAAGTGGAACAAATCGCTTCATACGTTCTTTCTCAAGGTTGGTTTTACCGCGTAATTTACCTTCCAGCATTGCTGTCAGGCGCAATCCGGCTACCTTGGCAACGTCCTCGTCTGTTGGAGTCTCACGCTCCTGAAGAGAAATTTTGTAATAGTTGCCAATGCGTTCCAATTCCAGCTTCTGCATAATATCTACAAGAGAAATTACTTCGCCGCTGGCACCCGCACGTCCAGTACGGCCTGCACGGTGGATGTAGGATTCACGATCTTCTGGCGGTTCATACAGAATCACGTGTGAAAGTTCCGGAATATCAATACCGCGCGCTGCAACATCTGTTGCTACAAGGAAGCGTACACGCCCCTCGCGCAGTTTTGTGAGTACTTTTTCTCGTTTTGACTGGGACAAGTCAGCGGAAAGTTCGTCTGCATCATACCCGAAGCCTTTGAGCACTGCGGTTACATAGTGCACGTTAGCTTTGGTGTTACAGAAGATAATGGCTGATGACGGGTTTTCCACCTCAAGCACACGCACCAGTACACGATCTTTGTCCATAGGCTTCGCATTATAGAATACATGCGGTGTGTCTACGACATGTACCTGTTGATGCGAAAGGCTCAGCATGGATGGCTTGTGCATAAATTCTCCGGCAAGCTGAATAACTCGCGGAGGGTAGGTTGCAGAAAGCAAAAATGTGGAACGGTTGCGCGGCAGGTGACCTTTGATTTCCACCATGTCGGGATAAAAACCGATGGAAAGCATTCTGTCCGCTTCATCAAATACGAGAATTCTGGTTTTAGAAAGGTTCAAAGTGTGACGGATAAGGTGGTCGAGTACGCGACCGGGAGTGCCGATAACAACATGAGCACCCTTGCTTAGCTTATCTACCTGTTTGCCGTAGCCAACACCCCCGTAGACAGCGCAGGAGGTGATTCCGGTGTCTTTAAACAGCGTAGTGGCTTCGTATTCAACTTGCAGAGCCAATTCCCGTGTCGGCACGAGAACCAGCATCTGCGTAAAGTTTTTGGAAATATCTACTCGCTCCAGCGCAGGAAGAAGATAGGTGCCTGTTTTACCGCTACCGGTGCGGGACTGCACCATGATGTCTCTACGAGCCAATTCGTACGGAATTGCATGTGCCTGCACAGGCATAAGCTTATTCCACCCTGCACGGGTACAGGCTTCACGGATTGTTTCAGGAAGGTCTTCAAGCGTAATTGGTGGCAGCGCATCTTCTGGTTCAGTGATACCTGTAATCTCTGCGGCAATTCTGTCAGCAGGGTCTACAAATTTCTTTTGTTTTTTCGGTGCATCATCTGAAACGCTGTTGCGAGTTTCGTCTGTCATTGTACATCCTGTCAGTCAAACGGACTGTTAATTAGCAAAAATCGAAATTCCACAGCACACTATAGCAGCTGTAGTAACTTACTGCAACTTGCTGAAAAAATAGTTAATAAAGAATAGTGAGTTATGCCTTGGCAGCAAGAATAGCCAAAGCATTTACTGTGGCGGCGGCAAGAGGAGATCCACCCTTTCGTCCGCGAATGGTTATATAAGGAACAGTAGATTGTGCAAGAAGTATTTCTTTGGATTCAGCGGCATTAACGAATCCAACAGGCATTCCGACAATGAGAGCAGGAGGTGTCCCGCCATTTTCCAGATGCTGCATAAGGCGGATGAGAGCGGTTGGGGCATTGCCTATTGCCATAATGGAACCACCGATTTCCGGTGCTGCCGCATCCATGGCTGCCTGTGCCCGTGTGGAACCTGTTTCTTGTGCTTTTTGTACTACATCGGGACGATTAAGCAGGCACTGGGTAGAACATCCGAAAGGTGAGGTTCTGCGGACAGGAATGCCGGAGCGCGCCATTTCTGTATCGGTTAAAATTGTGCAGCCCTGCTGGATGGCATTCACACCTGCGGAAATTGCATCGGGATGGATGATAATATGGTTGAGTAAATCAAAATCCGCAGTTGTATGAATCAGGCGGCGTGCAATCGTCCATTCATCACCGGCAAAAGGACGCGGCTCTGGAACTTCACTGTCGATAATTTCAAAAGAACGCTGCTCGATATTATCTGGAGAAAAAAATGGTTGCAGTGATGTCTTAGTCATGAAGAATCCTTGTTTGTAAGCAGGCATCAACAAAAGCTTTCGCAACAGAAGGTTGCGATGCAAAATGCAGATGCACATATGAACCGACTGTGTTTGCCGTTGTATAGCCGGATGTTGAGGTTGATGTGCCTTTTCTGTCAGTTACAGCATACAGGGATGTATACGCTTTTTCTTCTTCTGCAAATGAATAATGAAATTCGTGTCCGCGTGCGACAGTACCTTGTGATCCCAAAATTGAGTCAGCAGTGGTTGTTATTTCCCGATATCCGAGTGCGCTACGTTTTTTGCCCATGGTGCAATGCAGATTGAAAACACCACACATAGGGTAGGCTGCCTCTTCAGCTGTGATTGATTGTGTGAGGTACATAAACCCACCACACTCTGCATAAACCGGTTTACCGGAGTGTGAATATGCTTGGATAGCTGAACGCATAGACGCATTAAGGCTGAGCCGTTCTGCATATAGCTCAGGATATCCCCCGGGCAAATATATTCCATCTATATCTTGAGGAAGTTTTTTGTCTTCAAGCGGAGAAAACGGCACTATCTCTGCTCCGTTTTCTTGTAACAAACGCAGGTTGTCAGAATAGCAAAAGCAAAATGCAGCATCACGGGCAACGGCTATGCGAACTATATGTTCTGTCTTTACAGAGGGATTGGCAACGGTAGTTGAGGCGACAGGCTCTGGCAAACTGAAAAGCAGTTGATCTAAATCGATATTCTGTTCTGCCCAATCTGCAAGTTTACCGATCAGATCGGCGTTCAAAAAACCTTCTTCTGCTGTTATCAAGCCTAAGTGGCGGGATGGGAGCGTAATGTCATCATTACGCGGCATGCAACCAATTAATGGTACAGAAGGGCAATATGTTTGCATTGCTTCACGAACAAGCGACTTGTGATTGTCGCTTCCAACCCTATTTGCAATGCACCCTGCAAAGTTGAGTTCAGAATCCAGCGTTGTAAAGCCGTGCGCAACAGCAGCAAATGATCGTGCCATTGATCGTCCGTCAATAACCAGTAGTACCGGTGCGTTCAACCATTTTGCTATTTCAGCAGTAGAGCCTGCGTCACTGCTGCCGCTTGCTCCATCAAAAAGTCCCATTACCCCTTCAACAATAGCGATGTCCGGTTTTCTCTCTGCCACTGTTTTTTGGTAGGAGTCGATACATATACTTTTTGAAAGCATCCATCCATCGAGATTAATACTGGCATTCCCCGTAACGGCTTTATGCAGTCCGGGGTCAATAAAGTCCGGTCCACATTTGAACGGCTGCACCGTTAAGCCTCGACGGGTAAAAGCAGCCATTAAAGCAAGACTGACGAGCGTCTTGCCACTCCCGCTTTGTGTCCCCCCAATTACAATTGTTTTTGCCATATATACTTTTCTCCAGAATTTTTATGAAAGTACTAATGAGTAGCGTTCTTGTTTAGTATCAGAAGTTCATCAGTGAAATCTTCCAGTAACTAAGAAAACAAAATTACGACTGAACTCTTTTGCTGTACACTAAATAGTAACTCTTTAGAAAATATGTAAGAAGTACATATAGTACGTAGTCATTAAAGATTGAGAGACTAACAAGGGTAATGCAACAACAAAGAGATAGTATAGAAATATATGACACCTTAATTTTGCATAATATTGTTTTAATATATACATGAAAAAAATTTTTCATATTGCATTTCATAATAGATAAACAAAGAAAAAATAACGAATATATATACTAATATGAGTTTTTATTCTCATTGAGCAATAAACTGATACTCCAAGTTTTTAACTACGGCTTTATTCAGCTAGTTGATAGAAAAATAAATATGTCTTTATAAAAAGTAACATTTAGAAGTGTCAGGAATGTCTGTTTTTTTCTAGATAGAAAAAATATGTGGCTACATGGAACATCATATTTGGGTAAAAAAAAACTGTTCTAGTATTACAGAATATAAAATTGCATTAGTTTTTAAAAAGACAGACTAGTTATAGATATCACACTCATGTCTGGCATTTCTTCAACTGTACTATTAACAGTTGTTATGCATTTTTGATGGTGGAAAAATGCAATTTGTCTTTGATGGTATTATAAAAAAAACTGTAAAAAATTCTATTGTGTGCATATGCAGTTCTGTAGTATGTCTACAGTGCATTTAACATAAGTTTATTAGCACTTATGTACGATTTAGTAGTTGTTTCAATTCGAAAATAAAATACGTAAATCGTCATCCAGTGACATCATTTTAAATATTTTTTCATTTTCTGGGTATAATACTTGTTCATTTAATGGATAGGAGGGGTAGTTTTACATGGAAAGTTATTTGAAGGAAGCTCTGGAAATTGTCAAAGCACAAGCAAGTGTGCGGACAATGACAGAAGAAGAAATCACAACAATGGTTCGTAAGCTTGCCGGGGGTATTAAGGAAATAAGTGCAAGCTGTGCTGTTGATGATGATCCTGCACGCAAAATGATTGAGCCTAAAAAGGCTATTAAAGAAAAATCAATTACGTGCGTAGAGTGTGGAAAATCTTTCAAAATATTAACTAAAAAGCATCTTGCAACACATGGACTTACACCAGAAGAGTACCGTGCGCGTTGTGGATATAAGAAAAATACTCCGCTGGTATGTAAATCTCTCCAGCGAGAGCGCCGCAAGAAGATGAAAGATATGCGACTGTGGGAACGCAGAGCATAACGGAAATCTGGGGACAAAAAAAAGGGTCAATCGACCCTTTTTTTTTGTCCAATTTATACAATGACGACATATGCGGCAACTAGAGAGTAGGACAACAATATTGGAGAAGAGGTAGTAGTGCGCGTAGCGGTAATGCATTACTGCAAAAGTTACTTTTTTTCCTGTCGCAATGAGTTGTTGAAAGCCATCGACTCAATGTACAGTTGTTTGATTTTTTTGTGAGTATTATCTCAGCTCTTCAAGCGAGAATAATATTGATTCGTTAAGAAGACGGATTTTCACCCCTGCCCGATACAATTCTTCACTTACAAACTTGCGTATAGCCTCGCGGGACTGAATATACGACGCTGAGTTTAGTCCCGGTTTATTACTTTTTGTATTGCCGGTACTGAAGGGGATGTTTTTTCTTTTGATTACTTCAGAATCTTTGAACTGAACTATCTTGCCAAATCTCTCAACAAGTAAAGCTAGTTGCATTGTTTCGCCTTCAATACTAGTATTGATGATTACTGCCGGATGATGAACGCGGATGGATGGCGCTGCAAGGCAAAGTTTTTTGCTTATGTCCAGCACGGAAACAGTCTCCGAGCCATAGTTTAAAATCCCTGCCATGAAGGCAGGAGCTTTAGGAACTCTGGTAATATGCTCGGGGTAAATTACCTCCTGCAACAGATGCAGCGGCAGCCCGAAGGTTTCGGAACCGGCGGAGAATGTGAATATTTTTTTAAACGCCTGTGGACTTGTCTGAGTAAGCATAGATAGCACCATATATTTCTTTGAAGTGGTGGTGTTGTATCGTAGTTTGGGTGCGTTGAAAACTAGTAGCGTTTTTTTGATAACGGTATGAAAATAAAGCACATTCTTCAGAGCAAAACTACCTATGATTATTACATATTGTGCTTGATTGTTAATTCAAACAAAAAAATACAATTGTCGTAACATGCTGTTATTTTGCCTGAATACAAAACCTTGTGAGCCTTTCCAAAAATAGAAAAATGTTCTAGTTAAAAAGCGCCAACAGACTATCTTTCTCTCTTATTCGGACGGTCGGG
Above is a window of Halodesulfovibrio sp. DNA encoding:
- a CDS encoding DEAD/DEAH box helicase; this encodes MTDETRNSVSDDAPKKQKKFVDPADRIAAEITGITEPEDALPPITLEDLPETIREACTRAGWNKLMPVQAHAIPYELARRDIMVQSRTGSGKTGTYLLPALERVDISKNFTQMLVLVPTRELALQVEYEATTLFKDTGITSCAVYGGVGYGKQVDKLSKGAHVVIGTPGRVLDHLIRHTLNLSKTRILVFDEADRMLSIGFYPDMVEIKGHLPRNRSTFLLSATYPPRVIQLAGEFMHKPSMLSLSHQQVHVVDTPHVFYNAKPMDKDRVLVRVLEVENPSSAIIFCNTKANVHYVTAVLKGFGYDADELSADLSQSKREKVLTKLREGRVRFLVATDVAARGIDIPELSHVILYEPPEDRESYIHRAGRTGRAGASGEVISLVDIMQKLELERIGNYYKISLQERETPTDEDVAKVAGLRLTAMLEGKLRGKTNLEKERMKRFVPLLKELSQDDEQLLLAAQLLDELYQQTLHTPPPAPEAAKGRNQGSSQRGKRKPQGQQQQRRRTRPSRKKPTQGRAEKS
- a CDS encoding precorrin-8X methylmutase codes for the protein MTKTSLQPFFSPDNIEQRSFEIIDSEVPEPRPFAGDEWTIARRLIHTTADFDLLNHIIIHPDAISAGVNAIQQGCTILTDTEMARSGIPVRRTSPFGCSTQCLLNRPDVVQKAQETGSTRAQAAMDAAAPEIGGSIMAIGNAPTALIRLMQHLENGGTPPALIVGMPVGFVNAAESKEILLAQSTVPYITIRGRKGGSPLAAATVNALAILAAKA
- a CDS encoding cobyrinate a,c-diamide synthase — its product is MAKTIVIGGTQSGSGKTLVSLALMAAFTRRGLTVQPFKCGPDFIDPGLHKAVTGNASINLDGWMLSKSICIDSYQKTVAERKPDIAIVEGVMGLFDGASGSSDAGSTAEIAKWLNAPVLLVIDGRSMARSFAAVAHGFTTLDSELNFAGCIANRVGSDNHKSLVREAMQTYCPSVPLIGCMPRNDDITLPSRHLGLITAEEGFLNADLIGKLADWAEQNIDLDQLLFSLPEPVASTTVANPSVKTEHIVRIAVARDAAFCFCYSDNLRLLQENGAEIVPFSPLEDKKLPQDIDGIYLPGGYPELYAERLSLNASMRSAIQAYSHSGKPVYAECGGFMYLTQSITAEEAAYPMCGVFNLHCTMGKKRSALGYREITTTADSILGSQGTVARGHEFHYSFAEEEKAYTSLYAVTDRKGTSTSTSGYTTANTVGSYVHLHFASQPSVAKAFVDACLQTRILHD
- a CDS encoding MucR family transcriptional regulator — translated: MESYLKEALEIVKAQASVRTMTEEEITTMVRKLAGGIKEISASCAVDDDPARKMIEPKKAIKEKSITCVECGKSFKILTKKHLATHGLTPEEYRARCGYKKNTPLVCKSLQRERRKKMKDMRLWERRA
- a CDS encoding chemotaxis protein CheW, with translation MLTQTSPQAFKKIFTFSAGSETFGLPLHLLQEVIYPEHITRVPKAPAFMAGILNYGSETVSVLDISKKLCLAAPSIRVHHPAVIINTSIEGETMQLALLVERFGKIVQFKDSEVIKRKNIPFSTGNTKSNKPGLNSASYIQSREAIRKFVSEELYRAGVKIRLLNESILFSLEELR